A genomic region of Anaerobaca lacustris contains the following coding sequences:
- a CDS encoding fumarylacetoacetate hydrolase family protein — translation MVLTKHRCGDAERWALDGVLLSPEFDFKRFCGMRSAEIHPDLTGLQTTEPVAGQVLPPIEYDQEVWACGVTYSRSRDAREAETDVKNVYDLVYEAKRPELFFKAIGWRVKGTQAAIRIRRDSHWNVPEPELTLLVNSHAEILGFCAGNDVSSRNIEGENPLYLPQAKMYDGSCAIGPGICLTQADRMRDLPIELVIERNDEVIFKGDTNTSQIKRPFEELASYLTLEMSFPFGAFLMTGTGIVPEKEFSLSVGDKVTITIDTLVLENRVES, via the coding sequence ATGGTCCTGACCAAACATCGATGTGGAGATGCCGAACGCTGGGCGCTGGACGGAGTGCTGCTGTCGCCCGAGTTCGACTTCAAACGGTTCTGTGGTATGCGTTCGGCGGAGATTCATCCCGATCTGACCGGCCTGCAGACGACCGAGCCGGTTGCGGGGCAGGTGCTGCCTCCGATCGAATACGATCAGGAAGTCTGGGCCTGCGGCGTCACCTATTCGCGCAGCCGGGACGCGCGCGAGGCGGAAACCGACGTCAAGAACGTCTACGATCTGGTCTACGAGGCGAAGCGACCGGAACTGTTCTTCAAGGCCATCGGCTGGAGAGTCAAAGGCACCCAGGCGGCCATCCGCATCCGCAGGGACAGTCACTGGAACGTGCCGGAGCCGGAGTTGACGCTGCTGGTCAACAGCCACGCGGAAATCCTCGGGTTTTGCGCGGGCAACGACGTCTCCTCCCGAAACATCGAAGGCGAGAACCCGCTCTATCTGCCCCAGGCCAAAATGTATGACGGGTCCTGTGCCATCGGCCCGGGAATCTGCCTCACGCAGGCGGATCGCATGCGGGACCTCCCCATCGAGCTGGTGATCGAACGAAACGACGAAGTCATCTTCAAGGGCGATACGAATACCTCGCAGATCAAACGGCCGTTCGAAGAGCTGGCCTCTTACCTGACCCTGGAGATGAGCTTTCCCTTCGGCGCGTTTCTCATGACGGGCACGGGGATCGTTCCGGAGAAGGAGTTTTCGCTGTCCGTCGGCGACAAGGTCACCATTACCATCGACACCCTGGTTCTCGAAAACCGGGTCGAATCATAG
- a CDS encoding GntP family permease, with product MLIVVLLLLSILFIVISTTRFHLHAFLALIVAALFFGICSPMPLREVVSSIERGFGETIGRIGIVIVAGAIIGAFLDKSGGAYALAERILKVIGRKNVTPAMALIGYIVSIPVFADSGFVILAPLNKTLTKRAGLSLATTAIALALGLMVAHTLVPPTPGPIAAAGILEADLGWVLLIGIPVSILTLFFCWFWAVKVAGRVQIDPNPELTEEEFTARRKTAPSAFHAFLPILVPIVLIVLKSIADYPTHPLGQNGLYRGVSFVGTPLIALLIGIGIAMTLPKPLDRNMLSSSGWVGEGMQAAAMIILITGAGGAFGRVLQNSGIADTIGESMSSMSMGLWLPFMAAAAIRAAQGSSTVAIITTASIVAPMLASMGLDSPLGRALAVLAIGAGSMVASHANDSFFWVVTQMSGMDVKTGYKLMTAGTTCMGVLACTIIWIIGLIVL from the coding sequence ATGCTGATCGTTGTGCTGCTGCTCTTGAGTATTCTCTTCATCGTGATTTCCACGACCCGGTTCCATCTCCATGCCTTTCTGGCCCTGATCGTGGCCGCTCTGTTCTTCGGGATCTGTTCCCCTATGCCTTTGCGCGAAGTGGTCTCTTCCATCGAACGGGGTTTTGGCGAGACGATCGGGAGGATTGGTATCGTAATCGTTGCAGGGGCCATCATCGGCGCATTTCTGGACAAGTCCGGAGGCGCCTATGCCCTGGCCGAACGCATTCTGAAGGTCATCGGCCGAAAGAACGTCACACCCGCCATGGCGTTGATCGGTTATATCGTCTCGATTCCTGTGTTTGCGGACTCCGGCTTTGTGATTCTGGCCCCTTTGAACAAGACGTTGACCAAACGTGCGGGGCTGTCTCTCGCGACGACGGCCATTGCACTGGCCCTGGGGCTCATGGTGGCCCATACCCTGGTCCCGCCGACCCCCGGTCCCATCGCGGCGGCCGGCATTCTGGAAGCGGACCTCGGCTGGGTGCTTCTGATTGGGATTCCGGTGAGCATTTTGACGTTGTTCTTCTGCTGGTTCTGGGCGGTGAAGGTGGCGGGGCGCGTTCAGATCGATCCCAACCCGGAACTGACGGAAGAGGAATTCACGGCCCGACGGAAGACGGCTCCCTCGGCCTTTCATGCCTTCCTTCCGATCCTCGTCCCCATCGTGTTGATCGTCTTGAAATCCATCGCGGATTATCCCACCCATCCGCTGGGGCAGAACGGCCTCTATCGGGGCGTCAGCTTCGTTGGCACTCCTTTGATCGCCCTGCTGATCGGCATCGGCATTGCCATGACGCTTCCCAAACCGCTCGACAGAAACATGCTTTCATCTTCCGGCTGGGTCGGCGAAGGGATGCAGGCGGCCGCCATGATCATCCTGATCACCGGCGCCGGAGGGGCCTTCGGCAGAGTGCTGCAGAATTCGGGCATCGCCGATACGATCGGCGAGAGCATGTCGTCGATGTCGATGGGATTGTGGCTGCCGTTCATGGCGGCGGCCGCGATTCGCGCGGCCCAGGGATCATCCACCGTGGCCATCATCACGACCGCCTCGATCGTGGCCCCCATGCTCGCTTCGATGGGACTGGATTCGCCGCTCGGCCGTGCGCTGGCCGTGCTGGCCATCGGCGCCGGCTCCATGGTCGCCTCGCACGCCAACGACAGCTTTTTCTGGGTGGTCACGCAGATGAGCGGCATGGATGTCAAGACCGGATACAAACTGATGACCGCCGGCACGACGTGCATGGGGGTTCTTGCCTGTACAATCATCTGGATTATTGGTTTGATTGTGCTGTAG
- a CDS encoding aldehyde dehydrogenase (NADP(+)) produces the protein MDYQNVLIAGRWRDPKDPAGHFRAVNPANKQVLPQVYPVCGPDDVHEAIAAGKQAAIELRKAPRERFARFLDLFADKIEAHTDELVEIANLETGLPKEPRLRNGELPRTTDQMRKAARAARELSWCHATIDTSANIRSMMGPLDGPVSVFGPNNFPFAFNSIAGGDFVAAIAAGNPAIAKANTGHPGTTLAFARLAFEAVTETGLPPATVQMIYRTPAELGLQLVSHPEIGASAFTGSKSAGLRLKAAADQAGKPVYLEMSSVNPIFILPGALEERSDDIAAELFGSCALGAGQFCTNPGLMVLQKGERTERFIGTLAEAFAGNRPGVLLSPKAPDGILEAVEILKAAGAALVVGGQIVEDDGYRFANTLMRVDGKTFIGHPEALQTEAFGTASLIVVADDIGQMKEVASVLEGNLTGCVYSHTQGQDDREYAILEPELRPKVGRLLNDKAPTGVAVVPSMNHGGPYPATGHPGFTAVGLPASMLRFAALYCYDNVRPPRLPVELQDKNPTGSMWRLVDGKWTQKNL, from the coding sequence ATGGATTACCAGAACGTACTCATTGCAGGCCGGTGGCGGGACCCCAAAGACCCGGCCGGGCATTTCCGTGCAGTGAATCCCGCGAACAAACAGGTCCTTCCCCAGGTGTATCCCGTCTGCGGCCCGGACGATGTACACGAAGCGATCGCGGCCGGCAAGCAGGCTGCCATTGAACTGAGAAAGGCCCCTCGGGAGAGGTTCGCCCGGTTCCTGGACCTGTTCGCGGACAAGATCGAGGCCCATACGGACGAGTTGGTGGAGATCGCCAACCTTGAAACCGGTCTGCCCAAGGAACCGAGACTCAGAAACGGAGAGCTTCCTCGCACCACGGACCAGATGCGCAAAGCCGCCCGGGCGGCGCGCGAGTTGAGCTGGTGCCACGCCACCATCGACACTTCGGCGAATATCCGCAGCATGATGGGCCCGCTCGATGGTCCGGTTTCCGTGTTCGGGCCGAACAACTTCCCGTTCGCATTCAACTCGATCGCCGGCGGTGACTTCGTCGCTGCCATCGCGGCCGGCAACCCCGCGATCGCCAAGGCCAATACCGGCCATCCCGGAACGACCCTGGCCTTCGCTCGCCTGGCCTTCGAAGCCGTCACTGAAACAGGGCTCCCCCCCGCGACGGTGCAGATGATCTACCGCACGCCTGCCGAACTCGGACTGCAACTGGTTTCGCATCCGGAGATCGGCGCTTCGGCCTTCACCGGCAGCAAGTCCGCCGGCTTGCGACTCAAAGCCGCCGCGGACCAGGCCGGCAAACCGGTCTATCTCGAGATGTCGAGTGTGAATCCGATCTTCATCCTGCCCGGGGCCTTGGAGGAACGCTCGGATGACATCGCGGCCGAGCTGTTCGGGTCCTGCGCCTTGGGCGCCGGCCAGTTCTGTACGAATCCGGGATTGATGGTCCTGCAAAAAGGCGAGCGGACCGAACGATTCATCGGAACGCTGGCCGAGGCCTTCGCCGGCAATCGGCCGGGCGTTCTGCTCTCGCCCAAGGCGCCGGATGGCATCCTGGAGGCCGTCGAAATCCTCAAGGCCGCCGGGGCGGCATTGGTCGTGGGCGGGCAGATAGTCGAAGACGACGGCTATCGGTTCGCCAACACCCTGATGCGCGTGGACGGCAAGACGTTCATCGGCCATCCTGAGGCGCTTCAGACCGAGGCGTTCGGAACGGCCAGTCTGATTGTGGTGGCCGACGATATCGGGCAGATGAAAGAGGTGGCCTCCGTGCTGGAAGGCAACCTGACCGGATGCGTCTATTCGCACACCCAGGGGCAGGACGATCGTGAGTATGCGATTCTCGAACCCGAGCTTCGCCCCAAGGTCGGCAGACTGCTGAACGACAAGGCGCCGACCGGCGTGGCGGTCGTTCCCTCCATGAATCACGGCGGCCCGTACCCGGCCACGGGACATCCAGGATTTACCGCCGTGGGATTGCCGGCCTCGATGCTCCGCTTCGCCGCCCTTTACTGTTATGACAACGTCCGTCCGCCTCGGCTGCCTGTGGAGCTTCAGGACAAGAATCCGACCGGCTCCATGTGGCGTCTGGTCGATGGCAAATGGACGCAAAAGAACCTCTGA
- a CDS encoding alpha/beta hydrolase-fold protein, which yields MKKKLIVLALFASFSGSLCLAQANQPAEANDWKPSTLNQPGQEYPQVNSQGYARFRIAAPQAQSVRVSLGGLERGGFALEKGADGVWTGVTQKPLDEGFHYYHLTVDGGTFNDPGALNFYGSTRWESGIEIPAHDRDFYALKDVPHGRVQQILFPSKSTNTSRRAFVYTPPDYDKDLTKRYPVLYLQHGWGEDETAWSNQGHANLIMDNLIAEGKIRPFLIVMTYGMTNEIRFGGLRDFDIRPFQTVLVDELIPYIDANFRTLSDQPNRAMAGLSMGGMETKTITLKNLDKFSHIGLFSGGSISLDDVSNTPGFKEKVKLVFVSYGSHELGGGRRGFGGDPKANADALQQAGIHSAFYVSPDTAHEFQSWRRSLREFAPLLFRDNAPAAQRSPAQDARGGGGRGGFGGPIELGPDDKPAFADPPAGFNARRENVPHGEMTMVEYDSKTVGTRRKMLVYTPPGYSTDRKYPVLYLLHGIGGDETEWQRLCRPENIMDNLLADGKIQPMIVVMPNGRAQKNDRAEGNVFATAPAFAAFEGDLLKDVIPTIEARYSVHANRENRALAGLSMGGGQALNFGLGHLDVFAWVGGFSSAPNTKPAAELVPDPAVAREKLRLLWLSCGNQDGLIRISRGVHNYLKENDVPHVWHVDSHGHDGATWASNLYLFAQHIFKTPAAAAGKFVLRVDCGAFEPYKDRFGNVWAADQELGAGKTWGADNGMTIGRPGVGITGTEIVRIYETERYSMYSYKFTVPNGKYTVRLHFAETFEGIMGPGERVFSVSVPGHETLEDLDLFETVGPLKPLVKEYKGVPVKNGQLEIGFTPNVENPQICGIEIFAE from the coding sequence ATGAAGAAGAAGTTGATTGTACTTGCGTTGTTCGCCAGCTTCTCAGGCTCGCTGTGCCTGGCGCAGGCGAACCAGCCTGCCGAAGCGAACGATTGGAAACCCTCGACGTTGAACCAGCCCGGCCAGGAGTACCCGCAGGTCAACTCCCAAGGCTACGCCCGATTCCGCATCGCGGCGCCCCAGGCCCAAAGCGTCCGCGTGAGCCTGGGCGGACTGGAACGGGGCGGCTTCGCCCTCGAAAAAGGCGCCGACGGTGTCTGGACGGGTGTCACCCAGAAGCCGCTGGACGAAGGCTTTCACTACTACCATCTGACGGTGGATGGGGGGACCTTCAACGATCCCGGCGCGTTGAATTTTTACGGCTCGACGCGGTGGGAGAGCGGCATCGAAATCCCCGCTCATGATCGGGACTTCTACGCCCTCAAGGACGTTCCCCACGGCCGAGTGCAGCAGATTCTGTTCCCTTCGAAGAGCACGAACACCTCGCGCCGTGCCTTTGTGTACACGCCGCCCGACTACGACAAGGACCTGACCAAACGATATCCGGTACTGTATCTCCAGCACGGCTGGGGCGAGGATGAGACCGCCTGGAGCAACCAGGGTCACGCCAACCTGATCATGGACAACCTCATTGCCGAGGGCAAGATCCGGCCCTTCCTCATCGTGATGACCTACGGCATGACGAACGAAATCCGGTTCGGCGGTCTCAGGGATTTCGACATCCGCCCCTTCCAGACCGTCCTGGTCGACGAGCTGATCCCCTACATCGATGCCAATTTCCGCACGCTCTCCGATCAACCGAATCGCGCCATGGCGGGCCTGTCGATGGGAGGAATGGAGACCAAGACGATCACCCTGAAGAACCTGGACAAGTTCTCGCACATCGGCCTCTTCAGCGGCGGGTCCATCTCCCTGGACGATGTCAGTAACACGCCCGGCTTCAAGGAGAAGGTCAAGCTGGTGTTCGTCAGCTACGGCAGCCACGAACTCGGTGGCGGTCGTCGCGGCTTCGGCGGCGACCCCAAGGCGAACGCCGACGCGTTGCAGCAAGCCGGCATCCACAGCGCGTTCTACGTTTCCCCGGATACGGCCCACGAGTTTCAGTCCTGGCGGCGCAGCCTGCGCGAGTTCGCGCCGCTGTTGTTCCGGGACAACGCTCCGGCTGCGCAACGGAGTCCTGCACAAGATGCTCGCGGGGGCGGTGGACGGGGCGGATTCGGTGGACCGATCGAGCTGGGTCCGGACGACAAGCCCGCCTTCGCCGATCCGCCCGCCGGGTTCAATGCCAGACGCGAGAATGTCCCTCACGGCGAGATGACGATGGTGGAGTATGACTCCAAGACGGTCGGAACGCGTCGAAAGATGCTCGTCTACACGCCGCCCGGATATTCCACCGACCGCAAGTACCCGGTGCTCTACCTGCTGCACGGCATCGGTGGCGATGAGACGGAATGGCAGCGCCTCTGCCGCCCGGAGAACATCATGGACAACCTGCTGGCCGACGGCAAGATCCAGCCGATGATCGTGGTCATGCCCAACGGCCGGGCGCAGAAGAACGACCGCGCCGAGGGGAATGTCTTCGCCACCGCCCCGGCCTTCGCCGCATTTGAAGGCGACCTGCTCAAGGACGTGATCCCAACCATCGAGGCCAGGTACTCCGTGCATGCCAACCGCGAGAACAGGGCCCTGGCGGGACTGTCGATGGGCGGCGGCCAGGCCCTGAACTTCGGCCTCGGCCACCTCGACGTCTTCGCCTGGGTCGGCGGGTTCTCCTCGGCCCCCAATACCAAGCCTGCCGCCGAACTCGTGCCCGATCCGGCGGTCGCCAGGGAGAAGCTGAGGCTGCTCTGGCTGTCCTGCGGCAACCAGGATGGCCTGATCCGCATCAGCCGGGGCGTCCACAACTACCTCAAAGAGAACGACGTCCCGCACGTCTGGCACGTGGACTCCCACGGTCACGATGGAGCCACGTGGGCCAGCAACCTGTATCTGTTCGCCCAACACATTTTCAAGACGCCCGCGGCGGCGGCAGGCAAGTTCGTGCTGCGGGTCGATTGCGGCGCCTTTGAGCCGTACAAGGATCGGTTCGGCAATGTCTGGGCGGCGGACCAGGAGCTGGGCGCCGGCAAGACCTGGGGCGCGGACAACGGCATGACCATCGGCCGCCCGGGAGTGGGGATCACCGGCACGGAGATCGTGCGGATCTACGAGACCGAGCGATACAGCATGTACTCGTACAAGTTCACGGTGCCCAACGGCAAGTACACCGTCCGCCTGCATTTTGCCGAGACCTTCGAGGGCATCATGGGACCGGGCGAGCGGGTCTTCTCCGTCAGTGTGCCCGGCCATGAGACGCTGGAGGACCTCGACCTGTTCGAAACCGTCGGGCCGCTCAAGCCCCTGGTCAAGGAGTACAAGGGCGTACCGGTGAAGAACGGCCAGTTGGAGATCGGCTTTACCCCCAACGTCGAGAACCCGCAGATCTGCGGCATCGAGATCTTCGCCGAGTAG
- a CDS encoding glycoside hydrolase family 3 C-terminal domain-containing protein has translation MKNNAHLFVILLPVVLLIATSCRGAAVPEQSRVTSSAETRPFMDPKRPIDERVADLIGRMTLPEKVSQMTHDSPGIDRLGVPAYNWWNECLHGVARAGRATVFPQAIGMAATFNEDLIFEVSSAISDEARAMYQAAIDKDRRLRYGGLTFWTPNINIFRDPRWGRGQETYGEDPYLTSVIGTAFVRGLQGDDPRYLKTAACAKHYAVHSGPEALRHEFDAQVSLKDMYETYLPAFKALVDADVEAVMCAYNRTNGEPCCGSKTLLHKILREQWGFAGHILSDCWAIVDFYQGHNVVETPAQAAALAVNSGVSLDCGNSFPHLVDAVRQGLVTEQAIDEVLAILLRTRFKLGMFDPPGMNPYSKISTDVIRSKEHQQLARKAAVESIVLLKNANDVLPLQKDAKRLYVTGPCAANVEVLLGNYFGVSDNLVTILEGITGKLEPGSFAGYTQGFLLDRENVNPIDWTSGDAKEADAMIVVMGYSPQLEGEEGAAIASPHKGDRQDIGLPPNQVNFLRRLRQGNTKPIIVVLTGGSPVAIPEVHELADAILYVWYPGEQGGVAVADVIFGDVSPAGRLPLTFPKSTDQLPPYDDYSMVGRTYRYMTAEPLYPFGFGLSYSRFEYSDLKLDNTQPRQGETVRATVTVRNVGNVAGDEVVQLYLTDVEASVRTPISALKGFRRVHLKPAQRREVAFMITPEMMSLVDENGDSRLEPGQFRVTIGGCSPGKRGTDLGASKPVQATFAVR, from the coding sequence ATGAAGAACAACGCACACCTGTTCGTCATCTTGCTGCCGGTCGTCCTGCTGATCGCAACCTCGTGCCGGGGAGCTGCCGTGCCTGAGCAGAGCCGTGTCACTTCGTCGGCCGAGACGCGGCCGTTCATGGACCCGAAGCGGCCCATCGACGAACGGGTGGCCGACCTGATCGGCCGGATGACCCTGCCCGAGAAGGTCTCGCAGATGACCCACGACAGTCCGGGCATCGACCGGCTGGGGGTGCCCGCCTACAACTGGTGGAACGAGTGCCTGCACGGCGTCGCCAGGGCCGGCAGGGCCACGGTGTTTCCCCAGGCCATCGGCATGGCCGCGACCTTCAACGAGGACCTGATCTTCGAAGTCTCCTCCGCGATCTCGGACGAGGCCCGCGCCATGTACCAGGCCGCCATCGATAAGGACCGCCGCCTGCGCTACGGCGGCCTGACCTTCTGGACGCCCAACATCAACATCTTCCGCGATCCGCGTTGGGGTCGAGGCCAGGAAACCTACGGCGAAGACCCCTATCTCACCTCGGTCATAGGGACCGCCTTCGTCAGAGGCCTGCAGGGCGACGATCCCCGGTATCTCAAGACGGCCGCCTGCGCCAAGCACTACGCCGTTCACAGCGGCCCCGAGGCCTTGCGGCACGAGTTCGACGCGCAGGTGAGTCTCAAGGACATGTACGAAACGTATCTGCCCGCCTTCAAAGCCCTGGTCGATGCCGACGTCGAAGCGGTGATGTGCGCATACAACCGGACCAACGGAGAGCCCTGCTGCGGCAGCAAGACCCTGCTGCACAAGATCCTTCGCGAGCAGTGGGGCTTCGCCGGTCACATCCTGTCCGATTGCTGGGCGATCGTGGATTTCTATCAAGGCCACAACGTGGTCGAAACCCCCGCCCAGGCCGCGGCGCTGGCGGTCAACAGCGGCGTCAGCCTCGACTGCGGCAACAGCTTCCCTCACCTCGTCGACGCCGTGCGGCAAGGCCTCGTGACCGAACAAGCCATCGATGAGGTCCTCGCGATCCTGCTGCGGACCCGGTTCAAGCTCGGCATGTTCGATCCGCCAGGGATGAACCCGTACTCGAAGATCTCCACGGATGTCATCCGCTCGAAAGAACATCAGCAGCTTGCGCGCAAGGCGGCCGTCGAATCCATCGTCCTGCTCAAGAACGCCAACGACGTCCTGCCCCTGCAAAAGGACGCGAAACGGCTGTATGTCACCGGCCCCTGCGCCGCCAACGTCGAGGTGCTGCTGGGCAATTACTTCGGCGTCAGCGACAATCTGGTGACGATCCTCGAAGGCATCACCGGCAAGCTCGAGCCCGGCAGCTTCGCCGGGTACACCCAGGGCTTCCTGCTCGACCGCGAGAACGTCAACCCGATCGACTGGACGAGCGGCGACGCCAAGGAGGCCGACGCCATGATCGTGGTCATGGGCTACTCGCCCCAGCTCGAAGGCGAGGAAGGCGCCGCGATTGCCTCGCCCCACAAGGGTGACCGCCAGGACATCGGACTGCCGCCCAACCAGGTGAACTTCCTGCGCCGTCTGCGTCAGGGCAACACCAAACCCATCATCGTCGTCCTGACCGGCGGCAGCCCCGTGGCGATACCCGAGGTGCACGAACTGGCCGACGCGATCCTCTACGTCTGGTATCCAGGCGAGCAAGGCGGTGTAGCGGTAGCGGATGTGATTTTCGGCGATGTCTCCCCGGCGGGCCGACTGCCCTTGACCTTCCCGAAATCGACCGATCAGTTGCCGCCCTACGACGACTACTCAATGGTCGGACGCACCTATCGATACATGACCGCCGAGCCGCTCTATCCGTTCGGGTTCGGCCTGAGCTACTCGCGATTCGAATACAGCGACCTGAAGCTCGACAACACGCAGCCGCGCCAGGGTGAGACGGTGCGTGCCACCGTCACCGTCAGGAACGTGGGCAACGTCGCCGGCGACGAAGTCGTACAGCTCTATCTGACCGACGTCGAGGCTTCGGTTCGGACGCCGATCTCCGCCCTGAAGGGGTTCCGTCGCGTCCACCTCAAACCGGCCCAGCGCAGAGAAGTGGCGTTTATGATCACGCCGGAGATGATGTCGTTGGTCGATGAGAACGGCGACAGCCGGCTTGAGCCGGGCCAGTTCAGAGTCACCATCGGCGGCTGCTCGCCCGGCAAGCGCGGCACGGACCTCGGCGCCTCGAAACCCGTCCAGGCGACCTTCGCCGTACGATAG
- a CDS encoding alpha/beta hydrolase-fold protein, translated as MRQNFAVWVMVSVFWSQACWAQQAAAPAGPDDFKPASSNQPGRQYPQVNSEGRVRARIVAPDAQSVLLDIGGVRYPMTKGDDGAWVGDSAPQDEGFHYYQLNIDGAQVPDPGSLFFYGAGRWGSGVECPARDQDFYALKNVPHGQIRQNLYYSKVNDSIRRCFVYTPPDYDKDTTTRYPVLYLQHGGGEDETGWPNQGKTNLIMDNLIAEGKARPFIIVMDNGTWTTASPPRRGERGRGTWPPEGWADNFKKTLLEDIIPMIDANYRTLADQPHRAMAGLSMGGMQTRVITLASPGTFSHVGIFSGGSISPDDVNKAPGFKEKIKLVFVSYGSRELENRRTGFGGDPKANADALKEAGINSHFYVSPLTAHEWQSWRRGLHEFAPLLFRD; from the coding sequence ATGAGACAAAACTTCGCGGTGTGGGTGATGGTCTCGGTCTTCTGGAGTCAGGCTTGCTGGGCGCAGCAGGCGGCGGCGCCTGCCGGGCCGGACGATTTCAAGCCCGCCTCCTCCAATCAGCCGGGCCGGCAATATCCCCAGGTCAACTCCGAAGGCCGCGTCCGGGCCCGCATCGTCGCGCCCGACGCCCAGAGCGTTCTGCTCGATATCGGCGGTGTACGATACCCCATGACCAAGGGCGACGACGGCGCGTGGGTCGGCGACTCGGCGCCCCAGGACGAAGGCTTCCACTACTACCAGCTCAACATCGACGGGGCCCAGGTCCCGGACCCCGGCAGCCTGTTCTTCTACGGGGCCGGCCGCTGGGGCAGCGGCGTGGAGTGCCCCGCCAGGGACCAGGACTTCTACGCCCTCAAGAACGTCCCGCACGGCCAGATACGCCAGAATCTCTACTACTCCAAGGTCAACGACAGCATTCGTCGCTGTTTCGTCTACACGCCGCCGGACTACGACAAGGACACCACCACACGCTATCCCGTGCTCTATCTCCAACATGGCGGCGGTGAAGACGAGACCGGCTGGCCCAACCAGGGCAAGACCAATCTGATCATGGACAATCTGATCGCCGAGGGCAAGGCCAGACCCTTCATCATCGTCATGGACAACGGCACCTGGACAACGGCCTCTCCGCCCCGACGCGGCGAACGTGGTCGCGGCACCTGGCCTCCCGAAGGCTGGGCCGACAACTTCAAGAAGACCCTGCTGGAAGACATCATCCCCATGATCGACGCCAACTATCGCACGTTGGCGGATCAGCCGCATCGGGCCATGGCGGGTCTGTCCATGGGCGGCATGCAGACCAGAGTGATCACCCTGGCCAGCCCTGGCACGTTCTCCCATGTCGGCATCTTCAGCGGCGGCAGCATCAGCCCGGATGACGTCAACAAGGCACCCGGTTTCAAAGAGAAGATCAAACTCGTGTTCGTCAGCTACGGCAGCCGGGAACTCGAAAACCGCAGAACCGGCTTCGGTGGCGATCCCAAGGCGAACGCCGATGCGCTCAAAGAAGCCGGGATCAACAGTCATTTCTACGTCTCTCCGCTGACGGCTCACGAGTGGCAGAGCTGGCGACGCGGCCTGCACGAGTTCGCTCCACTTCTGTTCAGAGACTAA
- a CDS encoding sigma-70 family RNA polymerase sigma factor gives MGQDKRTLDFLGLFVRHQQEIYAYILTLVPHVNDADDLFQDGMTVMWRKFDQFTPGTNFAAWGIQIMRYQILEYRRNLARSKCVLMEDSLFEALLDHMPAIQDELAARIEALRTCQGRLDDRARRILKMRYEHNSPVEEIASYLKVSRRHVYHLLGRINGVLLRCMRRTLAEGSRPV, from the coding sequence ATGGGGCAGGATAAACGTACTCTGGACTTTCTGGGGCTCTTCGTGAGGCACCAACAGGAGATCTACGCCTACATCCTGACGCTGGTCCCTCACGTCAACGACGCGGACGACTTGTTCCAGGACGGGATGACCGTGATGTGGCGGAAGTTCGACCAGTTCACGCCGGGAACGAACTTCGCCGCGTGGGGCATCCAGATCATGCGCTATCAGATTCTCGAATACCGTCGAAACCTGGCCCGCAGCAAATGCGTCCTGATGGAGGATTCGTTGTTCGAGGCGTTGCTGGACCACATGCCCGCCATTCAGGATGAACTGGCCGCGCGGATCGAGGCGCTGCGCACGTGCCAGGGGCGTCTGGACGATCGGGCCAGGCGGATCCTCAAGATGCGCTACGAGCACAACAGCCCGGTCGAGGAGATCGCTTCGTATCTGAAGGTGTCTCGCCGTCACGTCTACCACCTTCTCGGCCGGATCAACGGCGTGCTGCTGCGATGCATGCGCAGGACGCTGGCGGAAGGGAGCCGGCCGGTATGA